Proteins encoded together in one Bosea sp. (in: a-proteobacteria) window:
- a CDS encoding iron chelate uptake ABC transporter family permease subunit, giving the protein MTSPALATLIAGRRRAGLVTIVGFALACLLLAVVAVGQGAIAIAPSRIAEILLAKLSGDAGLLEARDVLVVLNIRLPRVLLGLLVGAGLAVSGALMQGLFRNPLADPGLVGVSSGAALAAATTIVLGDRFLAGTMMKLPFAALPLGAFCGGLVTTLALYLIATRGGRTSVATMLLAGVALGALASALTGLLAFISDDRQLRDLTFWSLGSLGGASWTKLSVVAPIILPILMLMPFLARGLNGLMLGEAEAYHLGIPVQRIKALAILLVALAVGASVAAAGLIGFVGIVVPHLIRLSVGPDHRLLLPLSALGGAMLLVSADIVARLIVVPAELPIGIVTAAIGAPFFLWLLLRRTSLIDV; this is encoded by the coding sequence ATGACTTCGCCGGCGCTCGCCACGCTGATCGCCGGGCGCCGCCGCGCCGGCCTCGTCACCATCGTCGGCTTCGCGCTCGCCTGCCTGCTGCTCGCCGTCGTCGCCGTCGGCCAGGGCGCGATCGCGATCGCGCCCTCCCGCATCGCCGAGATCCTGCTGGCGAAGCTTTCCGGCGATGCGGGCCTGCTCGAGGCGCGCGACGTGCTCGTCGTCCTCAACATCCGCCTGCCGCGCGTGCTGCTGGGCCTGCTCGTCGGCGCGGGGCTGGCCGTCTCCGGCGCGCTGATGCAGGGGCTGTTCCGCAACCCGCTGGCCGATCCCGGCCTCGTCGGCGTGTCGAGCGGGGCGGCTCTCGCCGCGGCAACCACCATCGTGCTCGGCGACCGCTTCCTCGCCGGCACGATGATGAAGCTGCCCTTCGCCGCGCTGCCGCTCGGTGCCTTCTGCGGCGGCCTCGTCACGACGCTCGCGCTCTACCTGATCGCGACGCGCGGCGGGCGCACCTCGGTCGCGACGATGCTGCTCGCCGGCGTCGCGCTCGGCGCGCTCGCAAGCGCGCTGACCGGCCTGCTCGCCTTCATCTCCGACGACCGGCAATTGCGCGACCTGACCTTCTGGTCGCTCGGCAGCCTCGGCGGCGCGAGCTGGACCAAGCTCTCGGTCGTGGCGCCGATCATCCTGCCGATCCTGATGCTGATGCCGTTCCTGGCACGCGGCCTCAACGGGCTGATGCTCGGCGAGGCGGAAGCCTATCACCTCGGCATTCCCGTCCAGCGGATCAAGGCGCTGGCGATCCTGCTCGTCGCGCTCGCCGTCGGCGCCAGCGTCGCCGCGGCCGGGCTGATCGGCTTCGTCGGCATCGTCGTGCCGCATCTGATCCGGCTCTCGGTCGGCCCGGACCACCGGCTCCTGCTGCCGCTCTCGGCGCTGGGCGGGGCGATGCTGCTGGTCAGCGCCGACATCGTCGCCCGGCTCATCGTCGTCCCGGCGGAACTGCCGATCGGCATCGTCACCGCCGCCATCGGCGCGCCCTTCTTCCTCTGGCTGCTGCTGCGCCGCACGAGCCTGATCGATGTCTGA